One Staphylococcus ratti DNA segment encodes these proteins:
- the glp gene encoding gephyrin-like molybdotransferase Glp has protein sequence MTLEKRQPIPVSEAIQRCTNQALRLSQTTVDLYEAEGFILAEDIVATYDIPRFNKSPYDGFAIRSQDSEGASGAQRLAFKVIDHIGAGAVSSEVLSEREAVRIMTGAELPKGADAVVMLEQTVQTDEGFTLRKAFSQYENVSLKGEETKTEDVVLKKGQRLNAGAIAVLATFGYRNVPVFQKPSVGVIATGSELLDVEDPLEPGKIRNSNGPMIHALLKKEGIDSEIYKIQQDDFESSLAVVRTAMEQHDIVITTGGVSVGDFDYLPDIYRALDAKVLFNKVAMRPGSVTTVAVSEQTFLFGLSGNPSACYTGFELFVKPSIYRMMGALRYYPALVRAILMEDFKKANPFTRFVRAIATFDGRATTVKPSGFNKSGAVVAIAHSNAMMILPGGTRGYSMGHQVDVLLTETEYYQQDLYL, from the coding sequence ATGACATTAGAAAAAAGACAACCGATTCCAGTGAGTGAAGCCATACAGCGCTGTACCAATCAAGCGTTACGTTTATCTCAAACGACGGTGGATTTATATGAAGCGGAAGGATTTATTTTAGCTGAAGATATCGTAGCTACTTATGATATACCTAGGTTTAATAAATCACCTTATGATGGATTTGCGATTCGCAGTCAAGATAGTGAAGGGGCAAGTGGAGCGCAACGTCTTGCATTCAAAGTCATTGATCATATCGGTGCGGGGGCAGTTTCATCAGAAGTTTTAAGCGAAAGAGAAGCGGTGCGTATTATGACGGGGGCAGAGTTGCCTAAAGGTGCTGATGCTGTCGTAATGTTGGAGCAAACAGTTCAAACTGACGAAGGTTTTACATTGCGCAAAGCGTTTTCACAATATGAAAATGTTTCATTAAAAGGTGAAGAGACAAAGACAGAGGACGTTGTACTAAAAAAGGGACAACGTTTGAATGCTGGGGCTATAGCAGTTTTAGCAACATTTGGTTATCGCAATGTTCCAGTTTTTCAAAAGCCGTCTGTTGGTGTAATCGCAACAGGTAGTGAACTATTAGATGTAGAAGACCCGCTTGAACCTGGTAAAATACGAAATTCTAATGGTCCTATGATTCATGCACTCCTTAAAAAAGAAGGTATCGATTCAGAAATATATAAAATTCAGCAAGATGACTTTGAAAGTAGTTTAGCTGTTGTGCGCACCGCGATGGAACAACATGACATTGTTATTACAACCGGTGGTGTCTCTGTAGGTGATTTTGATTACTTGCCTGATATTTATCGTGCGTTAGATGCTAAAGTATTGTTTAATAAAGTAGCGATGCGGCCAGGTAGCGTCACAACCGTAGCTGTATCGGAACAAACCTTTTTATTTGGTTTGTCGGGTAATCCTTCTGCATGTTATACAGGTTTTGAACTCTTTGTTAAACCCTCTATTTACCGTATGATGGGGGCATTGAGATATTATCCAGCGCTAGTTCGAGCGATTTTAATGGAAGATTTCAAGAAAGCCAATCCATTTACGCGCTTTGTACGTGCCATAGCTACCTTCGACGGTCGAGCGACTACGGTCAAACCTTCAGGATTCAATAAATCAGGTGCCGTTGTTGCTATTGCGCATAGTAATGCAATGATGATACTACCTGGAGGCACACGTGGCTATTCTATGGGACATCAAGTTGACGTATTGTTAACTGAAACAGAATATTACCAACAGGACTTGTATTTATGA
- a CDS encoding MogA/MoaB family molybdenum cofactor biosynthesis protein, translated as MHTNVNVGREIRCAVLTVSDTRTKETDKGGQLVLTLLGELNTEVASNHYTIVKDDEEAIKTQVLTWLEEGVDVIITTGGTGIAQRDCTIEAIQPLLQKEIEGFGELFRYLSYTEDVGSRALLSRAVGGTVGQQLIFCLPGSTGAVTLGMKKLIMPELNHLVHELNK; from the coding sequence ATGCATACAAATGTAAATGTAGGTAGAGAGATTCGATGTGCCGTATTAACAGTATCTGATACGAGAACAAAAGAGACGGATAAAGGAGGGCAATTGGTTTTAACGTTATTAGGCGAATTGAATACAGAAGTTGCTTCAAATCACTATACGATTGTTAAAGATGATGAAGAAGCCATTAAAACACAAGTTTTAACATGGTTAGAAGAAGGCGTCGACGTTATTATTACAACAGGTGGTACAGGCATCGCTCAACGTGATTGTACTATTGAGGCTATTCAACCTTTATTACAAAAAGAAATTGAAGGCTTTGGGGAACTGTTTAGATATTTAAGTTATACAGAAGATGTAGGAAGTAGAGCCTTACTTTCACGAGCAGTCGGTGGAACAGTGGGACAGCAATTGATTTTTTGCCTTCCAGGTTCCACGGGTGCTGTGACATTAGGCATGAAAAAACTTATTATGCCAGAGTTAAATCATCTCGTACATGAGCTTAATAAGTAG
- the modB gene encoding molybdate ABC transporter permease subunit, which translates to MADLTPLWISLRVAIISTLIVVVLSVLLAKVLYHRQNTCTRLIESFVLLPIILPPTVLGFLLLITFSVEGPLGHLITKDLGIQVVFSLVGATLASVIVSFPLMYQHTVQGFRNIDTQMLNAARTMGASETKIFLKLILPLSKRALISGAMLSFARAIGEFGATLMVAGYIPGRTNTLPLEIYFLVQQGREHQAWLWVLVLVAFSITVIGTMNMLNKDGYRERD; encoded by the coding sequence ATGGCTGATTTAACGCCGCTTTGGATTTCTCTGCGTGTGGCTATAATAAGCACGCTTATCGTAGTCGTTTTAAGTGTGTTATTGGCAAAAGTCTTATATCATAGGCAAAATACGTGTACGCGTCTGATCGAAAGCTTTGTGTTATTGCCTATCATTTTACCTCCAACAGTGTTAGGATTTTTACTACTCATTACTTTTTCTGTCGAAGGTCCATTAGGCCATCTCATCACGAAAGATTTAGGTATTCAAGTTGTTTTTTCTTTAGTAGGAGCAACGTTAGCTTCTGTTATTGTTAGCTTTCCGTTAATGTATCAACATACTGTTCAAGGCTTTCGAAATATTGATACACAAATGTTAAATGCTGCGCGTACGATGGGCGCTTCAGAAACTAAAATCTTTTTAAAGCTCATTTTACCTTTATCGAAACGTGCGTTGATTTCAGGGGCAATGTTGTCTTTTGCGCGTGCGATTGGAGAGTTTGGAGCGACGTTAATGGTGGCAGGTTATATACCAGGTCGTACGAACACGTTACCTTTAGAAATTTACTTTTTAGTACAACAAGGTCGAGAACATCAAGCTTGGCTTTGGGTACTTGTGTTAGTTGCATTTTCAATTACAGTGATTGGTACGATGAATATGCTTAATAAAGACGGTTATAGAGAGAGGGATTAG
- a CDS encoding endonuclease/exonuclease/phosphatase family protein — MKRFLAPCFSIGIIFSAVVTHPTDVEATTSKVQIHDIQGDTYQSNFANQHVHAVGGIVTYQYKINGQHYFHLQTPDHLADKNPKTSEGIIVFTGKEQPQVKVGDAIEVSGLVSEYAIEGYPEKQKTDQPITEIDARHAKQGKIDVIKSNQPLPKPIKINRIPSKIASTDGTFDPKRYALDFWESLEGMRVQVDNVRSVGPQEHGDIFTVKNNVTKETENGGILLKARNANGNRIPFKLYDDQHRARQFDVATGDQFKGPLIGYVNYGYQNYKINIDYDTMKKAHVKGHAQPVGTKFTPSKNKLTMASYNLENFSNNTNSTTNDKADKLAKGIVSHMKQPDIIGVTEVQDNDGGGAGGPEANQSYERLIKAIKAAGGPEYKYQSIDPEMNKDGGQPNANIRVGFLYRADRVTFNDEIKPGDATTAVSYKNGKLTHNPGRIDPSNPAFTHSRKPLVAQFTFNGKPIIAIVNHWNSKNGDDALFGSKQPVELRSEVQRVQMAKAVGEFVKQVQNENPNANIISVGDYNDFQWSKPLKTYEQYGMTNLVNKVPPKSRYSYNYHGNAQTLDHIFVSKNLASRAQLDMIHVNSDFTDMSGRASDHDPLLTQIDFSK, encoded by the coding sequence ATGAAGCGATTTTTAGCCCCATGCTTTTCAATAGGCATCATTTTTTCGGCGGTTGTCACGCATCCTACCGATGTAGAAGCTACGACTTCCAAAGTACAAATTCATGATATTCAAGGTGATACATATCAGTCCAATTTTGCGAATCAACATGTTCATGCAGTTGGGGGCATTGTAACTTATCAATATAAAATTAATGGTCAACATTATTTCCATTTACAAACTCCAGATCATTTAGCTGATAAAAACCCTAAAACTTCTGAGGGGATTATCGTCTTTACAGGCAAAGAACAACCTCAAGTGAAGGTCGGCGATGCGATAGAAGTCTCTGGTTTAGTTTCTGAATATGCAATTGAAGGTTATCCAGAAAAACAAAAAACAGATCAACCCATTACTGAAATTGACGCACGACATGCTAAGCAAGGGAAGATTGATGTCATAAAGTCTAATCAACCTCTCCCTAAACCTATTAAAATCAACCGTATTCCATCAAAAATCGCCTCTACAGATGGCACATTTGATCCTAAACGTTATGCGTTAGATTTTTGGGAATCATTAGAAGGTATGCGCGTTCAAGTAGATAACGTAAGAAGTGTTGGACCTCAAGAGCATGGGGACATTTTCACGGTCAAAAATAATGTAACAAAAGAAACAGAAAATGGTGGTATTTTATTAAAAGCGCGTAATGCGAATGGCAATCGTATCCCTTTTAAATTATATGATGACCAGCATCGAGCACGTCAGTTTGATGTCGCTACTGGAGATCAATTTAAAGGCCCTCTCATTGGCTATGTTAACTACGGTTATCAAAATTACAAAATAAACATTGATTATGACACAATGAAAAAAGCCCATGTCAAAGGACATGCGCAACCTGTAGGCACAAAGTTTACACCGTCAAAAAATAAATTAACGATGGCGTCTTATAATCTTGAAAATTTTTCTAACAATACAAATTCAACGACAAACGATAAAGCAGACAAATTAGCTAAAGGCATCGTAAGTCATATGAAACAACCAGACATTATCGGTGTGACGGAAGTTCAAGACAACGATGGTGGCGGGGCTGGCGGACCAGAAGCAAATCAGTCTTACGAACGTTTAATTAAGGCAATTAAGGCTGCTGGTGGACCTGAATACAAATATCAAAGCATCGACCCTGAAATGAACAAAGACGGTGGACAGCCTAACGCCAATATTCGTGTCGGTTTCTTATATCGCGCAGACCGTGTTACATTTAATGACGAAATTAAGCCTGGTGATGCTACAACTGCCGTTTCTTACAAAAACGGCAAGCTTACACATAATCCCGGACGTATTGATCCGAGTAACCCTGCCTTCACCCATTCAAGAAAGCCGCTCGTAGCTCAATTTACATTTAACGGTAAACCGATTATTGCGATTGTGAACCACTGGAATTCTAAAAATGGTGATGATGCACTTTTTGGTAGCAAACAACCTGTAGAACTTCGCAGTGAAGTACAACGTGTACAAATGGCCAAAGCCGTCGGTGAATTTGTAAAGCAAGTACAAAACGAAAACCCTAATGCTAACATTATCTCCGTTGGTGATTACAATGATTTCCAATGGTCAAAACCATTAAAAACCTATGAACAATATGGCATGACTAACCTTGTTAATAAAGTCCCTCCAAAATCACGTTATTCCTATAATTATCATGGTAATGCACAAACACTTGATCATATCTTTGTTTCTAAAAATTTAGCTTCACGTGCGCAATTAGACATGATTCATGTGAATAGCGATTTCACAGATATGTCTGGACGTGCAAGTGACCATGATCCGCTATTAACTCAAATTGACTTTTCAAAATAA
- a CDS encoding ATP-binding cassette domain-containing protein, which yields MLNVQLKHHINGHLIQLHLHSEHPKIYAIAGVSGMGKTTLLNMIAGLRTPEEGYIQLGGRTLLDTKQRCNLLPQARNVGYLFQDYQLFPHMTVLQNINFMHPDLTHVETLCRALKIEHLKHMYPERCSGGEKQRIALARALSQKPDLLLLDEPFSSLDDETKEESIQLIKFIYDLWQIPIIFVTHSKYEATQLADEVIRISS from the coding sequence ATGTTAAATGTACAATTAAAGCACCATATTAACGGGCATTTAATCCAATTACATTTGCATTCAGAGCATCCTAAAATTTATGCAATCGCAGGTGTTTCTGGTATGGGCAAAACAACGTTACTCAATATGATAGCGGGATTACGAACGCCAGAAGAAGGATACATTCAGCTAGGCGGAAGAACGCTTTTAGATACAAAGCAGCGTTGTAATCTGTTGCCACAAGCTAGAAATGTCGGGTATCTGTTTCAAGATTATCAACTCTTTCCACATATGACAGTACTTCAAAATATTAATTTTATGCATCCGGATCTGACACATGTAGAGACGTTATGTCGCGCTTTAAAAATAGAACATTTAAAACATATGTATCCAGAACGTTGTTCAGGCGGAGAAAAACAACGTATTGCATTGGCACGTGCATTGAGCCAAAAACCTGACTTGCTTTTATTGGATGAGCCATTTTCGAGTTTAGACGATGAAACCAAAGAAGAAAGTATCCAACTTATCAAATTTATTTATGATTTATGGCAAATTCCAATTATTTTTGTCACGCATTCGAAATATGAAGCAACGCAATTAGCAGATGAAGTAATTAGAATAAGTTCGTAA
- the mobA gene encoding molybdenum cofactor guanylyltransferase MobA, which yields MKAIILAGGESRRFGTPKAFAKIQGEYFFEKIYQTLVSTNMFSDIIISTNETLAAQFEGYRTVVDHPAHKNKGPLSGLYSIMSQDDNDFYFVISVDTPMVTDKAISQLYQFLISNLIEEQLIIAGYKANNRPIPTIAFYHKAALPKIESALNSDDYSMRHVYQSVSTDWLDVNDVEGPSYWHRNINFQEELTSLEAEIE from the coding sequence ATGAAAGCCATTATTTTAGCTGGAGGCGAATCAAGGCGCTTCGGTACCCCAAAAGCATTCGCAAAAATACAAGGAGAATACTTCTTTGAAAAGATTTACCAGACACTTGTTTCTACTAATATGTTTAGCGACATCATTATTAGTACGAATGAAACATTAGCTGCACAGTTTGAAGGTTATCGTACAGTGGTTGACCACCCTGCGCATAAAAACAAAGGACCTTTGAGTGGCTTGTATTCGATTATGTCACAAGACGACAATGATTTTTACTTTGTAATATCTGTGGATACGCCAATGGTTACAGATAAAGCCATTAGCCAACTTTATCAATTCCTGATTTCTAATTTGATTGAAGAACAGTTAATCATTGCAGGTTATAAAGCCAATAACCGACCAATTCCGACAATCGCGTTTTACCATAAAGCAGCGCTACCTAAAATTGAGTCAGCGCTCAATAGTGATGATTATAGTATGCGTCACGTTTATCAGTCCGTTTCAACAGATTGGCTAGATGTGAACGACGTCGAGGGACCGTCGTATTGGCATCGGAATATTAATTTTCAGGAAGAACTCACATCTTTGGAAGCAGAAATAGAGTAA
- a CDS encoding molybdenum cofactor biosynthesis protein MoaE codes for MKQFEVTTKPINPDQYREWTLNERQGAVVVFTGHVREWTKGIRTEYLEYEAYVPMAEKKLAQIGEEINQKWPGTITAIAHRIGALNIKDIAVVISVSSPHRKDAYRANEYAIERIKEIVPIWKKEIWEDGAEWQGHQRGYYDDAVNRGGQS; via the coding sequence TTGAAACAATTCGAAGTGACTACGAAGCCGATTAATCCAGATCAGTATCGTGAATGGACGCTAAATGAAAGACAAGGGGCTGTAGTGGTTTTTACTGGACATGTACGTGAATGGACGAAAGGTATTCGTACCGAATATTTGGAATATGAGGCTTATGTGCCTATGGCAGAAAAAAAGTTAGCACAAATTGGTGAAGAGATTAACCAAAAATGGCCAGGAACGATAACGGCCATTGCACATCGTATTGGAGCATTAAATATAAAGGATATCGCAGTGGTCATTAGTGTCTCATCACCACATCGTAAAGATGCTTATCGTGCGAATGAATACGCGATTGAACGCATTAAAGAAATCGTACCGATTTGGAAAAAAGAAATATGGGAAGATGGCGCTGAGTGGCAAGGCCATCAACGCGGATATTACGACGATGCAGTGAATAGAGGAGGTCAATCATGA
- the moaA gene encoding GTP 3',8-cyclase MoaA gives MTEQILDKLGRPIRDLRISVTDRCNFRCDYCMPKEIFGDDYAFLPKNQLLTFEEMVRITAIYAKLGVKKVRITGGEPLLRRDLDQLIAQIVQIEGIEDIGLTTNGLLLKKHGQKLYEAGLRRINVSLDAIDNTIFQSINNRNIKASTVLEQIDYAIELGFQVKVNVVIQKGLNDNQIIPMLDYFKNKDVTIRFIEFMDVGNDNGWDFSKVVTKAEMLEIVKAHFDIVPVQPQYFGEVAQYYRHSGATSKFGLITSVSDSFCSTCTRARLSSDGKFYGCLFSTSEGYDIRKLLRSGLNDAAIEAKVKQLWEVREDRYSDERTAQTVENRRKKKINMNYIGG, from the coding sequence GTGACTGAACAAATTTTAGATAAATTAGGACGGCCAATTAGAGATTTGCGCATTTCCGTAACTGATAGATGCAACTTTAGATGTGATTACTGTATGCCGAAAGAAATTTTTGGAGATGACTATGCTTTTTTACCGAAAAATCAGTTGCTCACATTTGAGGAAATGGTTCGAATTACGGCAATCTATGCCAAACTTGGTGTTAAAAAAGTGCGTATTACTGGTGGAGAACCTTTACTACGTAGAGATTTAGATCAACTTATTGCACAAATTGTACAAATTGAAGGCATTGAAGATATCGGACTGACAACGAATGGTTTATTATTAAAAAAACATGGTCAAAAATTGTATGAAGCAGGTTTGAGACGTATTAACGTAAGTTTAGATGCTATTGATAATACCATTTTTCAATCTATTAATAATCGAAATATTAAAGCATCCACGGTATTAGAACAAATTGATTATGCGATAGAGTTAGGCTTTCAAGTTAAAGTCAACGTAGTGATTCAAAAAGGCCTAAATGATAATCAAATTATTCCGATGCTAGATTACTTTAAAAATAAAGATGTTACGATTCGTTTTATTGAATTTATGGATGTAGGCAATGACAATGGATGGGATTTTTCAAAAGTGGTCACTAAAGCAGAAATGTTAGAGATAGTAAAAGCACATTTTGATATTGTACCAGTTCAACCACAATATTTTGGTGAAGTCGCACAGTACTATCGTCATAGTGGAGCTACGTCTAAATTTGGTTTGATAACGAGTGTTTCAGATTCTTTTTGTTCTACGTGTACACGTGCACGACTTTCTTCAGATGGCAAGTTTTACGGATGTCTTTTTAGCACTAGTGAAGGTTATGATATTCGAAAATTATTGCGAAGTGGTTTGAATGATGCAGCAATTGAGGCGAAAGTGAAGCAACTTTGGGAAGTACGTGAAGATCGCTATTCAGATGAACGCACAGCACAAACCGTTGAAAATAGAAGGAAAAAGAAAATCAATATGAATTATATTGGTGGATAA
- the mobB gene encoding molybdopterin-guanine dinucleotide biosynthesis protein B produces the protein MILQIVGYKNSGKTTLVAHAVQFFKERGYPVVTIKHHGHIGEEITLPDARLDHMKHFYAGAEQSIVQGHEVIETIQKNEGITLETLIKECVTIENSIILVEGYKHAHYDKMILYRNKEELHALSQLSHVKYKVKRDERAIDFNVVDQMLATWLSEVEDG, from the coding sequence ATGATTTTACAAATTGTCGGATATAAAAATAGTGGTAAAACGACACTTGTTGCCCATGCTGTACAATTTTTTAAGGAACGAGGTTATCCCGTTGTTACGATTAAACATCACGGTCACATAGGAGAAGAAATCACTTTACCAGATGCGCGTTTGGATCATATGAAGCACTTTTATGCAGGTGCTGAACAAAGTATTGTACAAGGCCATGAAGTTATTGAGACAATACAGAAAAATGAGGGAATCACCTTAGAGACTTTAATAAAAGAGTGTGTTACCATTGAAAACAGTATTATTTTAGTTGAAGGATATAAGCATGCGCACTACGATAAGATGATTTTGTATCGAAATAAAGAAGAATTGCATGCATTAAGCCAACTATCACATGTGAAGTATAAGGTAAAGCGTGACGAACGCGCTATAGATTTTAATGTCGTTGATCAAATGCTTGCTACATGGTTATCAGAAGTAGAGGATGGATAA
- the moaD gene encoding molybdopterin converting factor subunit 1 — MKILYFAEIKELVDRHEDQFHFDYDISVDDLKTHLYQTYPMIQGKKFQVAVNEEFVPSDEMIKPNDVVALIPPVSGG; from the coding sequence ATGAAGATATTATATTTTGCTGAAATAAAAGAATTGGTTGATCGGCATGAAGACCAGTTTCATTTTGATTATGACATTTCTGTGGATGATTTAAAAACACATTTATATCAAACGTATCCAATGATACAAGGTAAAAAATTTCAAGTGGCTGTGAATGAAGAGTTTGTTCCATCTGATGAGATGATTAAACCGAATGATGTCGTTGCACTCATTCCTCCTGTAAGTGGGGGCTAA
- the modA gene encoding molybdate ABC transporter substrate-binding protein, with protein sequence MKRLWLVGVSLILLMVVIAGCGKDDSNSSKNNQLTISAAASLTDVTKALEKEFKKSYPDTKIEFNYGGSGALRQQIEKGAPADVLMSANTKDVDALKSQNKVKDTYDYAHNKLVLIKQKGKPAEDLKQLSQDAHVAIGEVKSVPAGKYAKTYLESQGLWEKVQPHIVYTKDVREVLNYVDKGNANYGFVYETDLFAGETQKSNVEKVTSVQLDKPITYRMGRISDSQESKAWTKFMKSKKAKAILKDYHFEV encoded by the coding sequence ATGAAAAGATTATGGTTAGTGGGCGTGAGCTTAATTTTATTAATGGTAGTTATTGCCGGCTGTGGAAAAGATGATTCAAACTCATCTAAAAACAATCAACTGACGATTTCAGCGGCGGCAAGTCTTACAGATGTTACGAAAGCGTTAGAAAAAGAATTTAAAAAGTCATACCCTGATACGAAAATTGAATTTAACTATGGAGGATCTGGAGCTTTAAGACAACAGATTGAAAAAGGAGCACCTGCAGATGTATTGATGTCTGCGAATACAAAAGATGTGGATGCTTTAAAATCTCAAAATAAAGTAAAAGATACTTATGATTATGCACATAATAAATTGGTTTTAATTAAGCAAAAGGGTAAACCGGCAGAAGATTTAAAGCAATTGTCACAAGATGCGCATGTTGCTATCGGTGAGGTAAAATCTGTTCCAGCAGGAAAATATGCCAAAACGTATTTAGAATCTCAAGGATTATGGGAAAAAGTACAACCTCACATCGTCTATACTAAAGATGTACGAGAAGTGTTAAACTATGTAGACAAAGGAAATGCAAATTATGGCTTTGTCTATGAGACGGATTTGTTTGCTGGAGAGACTCAAAAATCAAACGTTGAAAAAGTAACATCGGTTCAATTAGATAAACCGATTACTTATCGCATGGGACGTATTTCAGATAGTCAAGAAAGTAAAGCATGGACAAAATTCATGAAAAGTAAAAAAGCAAAAGCAATTTTAAAAGATTATCATTTTGAAGTATAG
- a CDS encoding ThiF family adenylyltransferase has protein sequence MMQNRYSRQILFQEIGAQGQRNINQKTVLIVGMGALGTHLAEGLVRAGIKKLRIIDRDYIETSNLQRQTLFNEQDAQKAVPKVIAAERALKRIRADVEIEAVIDHADVPVLAQLIENVDVIMDATDNFETRMLINDMAYQKGIPWIYGGVVRSTYVEAPFIPGQTPCFQCLVPQIPSMNLTCDTVGVIQPAVTMTTSFQLRDALKILAETPLTPKLTYGDIWEGTHYTFSFNKVKKCTCPTCGDHPNYPSLTQQQSHFATLCGRDTVQYQHSELQFDALLSFLKRRGIDYKSNGYIVQFQFEQHRIIGFQNGRLLIHNLKDIDKAHKLINQLFG, from the coding sequence ATGATGCAAAATCGATATTCAAGACAAATTTTATTTCAAGAAATAGGCGCACAAGGTCAACGAAACATAAATCAAAAGACGGTATTGATTGTAGGGATGGGAGCTTTAGGGACACATCTCGCAGAAGGTCTTGTAAGAGCTGGCATTAAAAAGTTACGTATCATCGATCGTGATTATATCGAAACCTCTAATTTACAGCGTCAAACGCTATTTAATGAACAAGACGCTCAAAAAGCGGTTCCTAAAGTCATCGCTGCTGAACGTGCATTAAAACGTATTCGTGCTGATGTAGAAATTGAAGCGGTGATTGATCATGCTGATGTGCCCGTCCTTGCTCAGTTAATAGAAAATGTTGATGTGATTATGGATGCCACAGATAATTTTGAAACAAGAATGTTAATCAATGATATGGCGTATCAAAAAGGAATTCCTTGGATATACGGTGGCGTCGTGAGAAGTACTTATGTCGAGGCGCCTTTTATCCCTGGGCAAACGCCATGTTTTCAATGTTTAGTGCCTCAAATTCCATCGATGAACTTGACGTGCGATACAGTAGGGGTTATACAACCAGCTGTCACGATGACGACAAGTTTCCAGTTAAGGGATGCATTGAAAATACTCGCAGAGACGCCATTAACACCTAAATTAACTTACGGAGATATATGGGAAGGTACGCATTATACTTTTAGTTTTAATAAAGTGAAAAAATGTACATGTCCTACATGCGGTGACCATCCGAATTATCCCTCTTTAACACAACAACAATCTCATTTCGCTACACTTTGTGGGCGGGATACGGTGCAATATCAGCATTCAGAATTACAATTTGATGCGCTTTTATCATTTTTAAAGCGTCGAGGCATTGACTATAAGAGTAATGGCTATATCGTGCAATTTCAATTTGAACAACATCGTATCATTGGTTTTCAAAATGGACGGCTTTTAATTCATAATTTAAAAGATATCGATAAAGCACATAAGTTAATCAATCAATTATTTGGGTAA
- the moaC gene encoding cyclic pyranopterin monophosphate synthase MoaC has protein sequence MSEFTHLNTQGNAKMVDVSEKNITKRTAIAHSSIQVNATIYNQIINNTAKKGNVLNTAQIAGIMAAKNTSNIIPMCHPLPLTGIDIQFEWTEEKEQFILHISSTVSTTGQTGVEMEALTAASATALTIYDMCKAVDKGMVIGETYLIQKTGGKSDFQRN, from the coding sequence ATGTCAGAATTCACTCACCTTAATACCCAAGGTAACGCTAAAATGGTAGATGTTTCAGAAAAAAACATTACAAAACGTACCGCTATTGCCCACTCAAGCATTCAAGTTAACGCTACCATTTACAATCAAATTATTAATAACACAGCTAAAAAAGGCAATGTGTTAAATACCGCTCAAATTGCCGGTATTATGGCTGCCAAAAATACGTCGAACATTATTCCTATGTGTCATCCTCTGCCTTTAACTGGCATCGATATCCAATTTGAATGGACAGAAGAAAAGGAACAATTCATACTCCACATCTCTAGTACAGTATCTACTACTGGTCAAACTGGCGTTGAAATGGAAGCCTTAACCGCCGCTTCTGCAACCGCACTTACGATTTATGACATGTGTAAAGCAGTTGATAAAGGGATGGTCATCGGTGAAACATATTTAATTCAAAAAACAGGTGGAAAGTCTGACTTCCAACGTAATTAA